From a single Mycosarcoma maydis chromosome 2, whole genome shotgun sequence genomic region:
- a CDS encoding putative aminopeptidase P, cytoplasmic produces the protein MGCFSFFSKNRGGSDAGSIKTESTLVEAAFDSEKARKSDAAAVLPTVKRDLTGPRLSALRKLMEQEELDFYLVPTDDAHATEYTAASEMRRVWISGFTGSAGTAVVGKDSAHLFADGRYHIQAAEQLDDNWTLHKVGVSGVLDWPAWLIEQAEEGTKVGLDPALTSYTQGKSLVASLQQKQASAVFPSRNLVDVAWGSDRPAPVAFPIYEHELKYAGKPATAKIEDVQKDLQVQPASSAYFISALDEVAWLLNLRGASIPCHPVFPAYLLIASDRSTLFIRSELLPAGTTTDKYVRDTLNINVEPYDSVWEYLSRWSSEGSDGQKLISGEKLSYAVANAVGDEKLALLDPWPVALRKSIKNDVELEGFRASHIRDGAAWVRWAAWLEDHVKVKRENINEWEAAVKFQEYRKMLPLYAGDSYDAISATGPNAALPHYETPEKGSRVIDRETPYLNDSGAQYHDGTIDCTRTVHFGRPSAEQKRAYTRVLQGHIRLSEVKFPAGTTGAQLDPIARHALWQDGYQYLHGTGHGIGSFLDVHEGPQGFSTMSGGSKQPVALEENMVLTNEPGFYEEGHFGIRTESLLAVKRVETHREFGDVAWYGFERITQVPIATNLVDFSLLSYSEVRWLKEHNAEVRKKLLPLIKDDKRAVRWLRRQ, from the coding sequence ATGGGCTGCTTCTCATTCTTCAGCAAGAACAGAGGCGGAAGCGATGCCGGTTCCATCAAGACTGAAAGCACCCTCGTCGAAGCCGCTTTCGACTCTGAAAAAGCGCGCAAGTCGGAtgccgctgctgttctTCCAACGGTCAAGCGCGACCTTACAGGTCCACGACTCTCCGCCTTGCGAAAGCTGAtggagcaagaagagctCGACTTCTATCTCGTACCCACAGACGATGCACATGCGACTGAGTACACTGCTGCTTCAGAAATGCGGCGTGTGTGGATCTCTGGCTTCACTGGCTCGGCAGGCACAGCCGTCGTCGGCAAGGACTCAGCTCATCTCTTTGCAGATGGTCGATACCATATTCAGGCGGCTGAACAGCTCGATGACAACTGGACGCTACACAAGGTTGGCGTAAGCGGCGTGCTCGACTGGCCTGCGTGGCTGATTGAGCAGGCTGAGGAAGGCACCAAGGTTGGCCTCGACCCCGCTCTTACCAGTTACACTCAGGGCAAgtcgctcgtcgcttcactgcagcagaagcaagccTCTGCTGTTTTTCCTTCCCGTAATCTTGTGGATGTCGCCTGGGGCTCTGACCGCCCCGCGCCTGTTGCCTTTCCCATCTATGAACATGAGCTCAAGTATGCCGGCAAGCCTGCGacggccaagatcgaggatgTCCAGAAGGACCTGCAGGTGCAACCGGCTAGCTCTGCCTACTTCATCTCTGCACTGGACGAAGTTGCGTGGCTGCTCAACCTGCGGGGTGCATCCATCCCTTGTCACCCTGTCTTCCCCGCCTACCTTCTGATCGCATCGGACCGATCGACGCTCTTCATCCGCAGCGAGCTTCTTCCAGCAGGCACCACTACTGACAAGTACGTTCGCGATACGCTCAATATCAACGTTGAACCTTACGACTCGGTTTGGGAGTATCTGTCTCGTTGGTCTTCCGAAGGGTCAGATGGCCAAAAGCTCATCTCTGGCGAGAAACTATCTTATGCGGTGGCCAACGCAGTAGGGGATGAAAAGCTGGCCTTGTTGGATCCATGGCCAGTCGCACTGCGCAAGTCGATCAAGAATGATGTAGAGCTTGAGGGCTTCCGTGCTAGCCACATTCGTGACGGCGCGGCCTGGGTACGCTGGGCTGCCTGGCTCGAGGATCACGTCAAGGTCAAGCGAGAAAACATCAATGAGTGGGAGGCAGCTGTCAAGTTCCAAGAATATCGCAAGATGTTGCCGCTGTACGCTGGTGATAGTTACGATGCCATCTCTGCAACAGGACCCAATGCAGCGCTACCGCACTACGAGACTCCCGAAAAGGGCAGTCGCGTGATCGATCGCGAGACACCTTACCTTAACGATTCGGGCGCACAGTATCACGATGGTACCATTGATTGCACGCGTACCGTTCATTTTGGTCGACCGAGCGCCGAGCAAAAGCGCGCCTATACACGCGTGCTGCAGGGCCACATTCGACTCAGCGAGGTCAAGTTCCCCGCTGGCACGACGGGCGCACAGCTGGATCCTATCGCTCGTCACGCACTCTGGCAAGATGGCTACCAATATCTTCATGGCACAGGTCATGGTATAGGCTCGTTCCTGGACGTGCACGAGGGACCGCAAGGATTCTCGACCATGTCTGGTGGCTCCAAGCAGCCAGTGGCACTTGAAGAAAACATGGTGCTGACTAACGAGCCCGGATTCTACGAGGAGGGTCATTTTGGTATCCGCACCGagtcgctgctggcggTTAAGCGTGTTGAAACGCACCGTGAATTTGGAGACGTGGCATGGTACGGATTCGAGCGCATCACCCAAGTCCCGATCGCCACCAATCTGGTTGACTTTAGCCTGCTTTCGTATTCCGAGGTGCGCTGGCTCAAGGAGCACAACGCCGAGGTGCGCAAGAAGCTGTTGCCACTCATCAAAGATGACAAGCGCGCAGTCCGCTGGCTTCGACGACAGTGA
- a CDS encoding uncharacterized protein (related to NAM8 - meiotic recombination protein), which produces MSADSSSQSMSPFNLSHYPSEEGDHMTGARNSPFPRTTPLDDGHATVNLPQSNATSSSHQGTDAVGFSGIFGTGTSSVHNAAMSNSVSSLHSNTSHASSGAHAAPPSRTGFDQASRLRQTFNTARSSSPLSRPPLFSPNLLHETERTSQRARSPSGSHSASSPPPRSNVTSPRYFTEPHHSTNPPPHVQFSLQHSHQHLQHPQQQQHHHHQQQQQQQQQQQQQQQQQLPPPPQQQQSQHTQHQQPQQSSSRQHVFNPYTQQPPPIPSHQQVQVQQSWQARNGALGPLDFPPSAHPSAINPLDRPHSSTSERTSRIHDNGTRSTGPGTTQSPVGSLNKESEFSIFVGDLSPDLREEDLVAQFLQPPSWPHNHPFAAALIHAQQAQGIYQPGAHIGPAPFHSAKSAKIMTDPVTGVSKGYGFVRFSLEADCNRALVEMQGVVVSPANGLSPGRPLRVSTATPKNRTTAPPLIQQPPGPNMASDLNQQHLQMPRPHHPAQNAGPSFLYGGAPGGGPGARSEVVSPQPHLRQQSSPTQPGSLVSPVSPASPYDGSGALGGPGSGNMPASFGPLYGGFPNNGGDGAHDSSPAGVLRSHTPSSAPPSMPQGGSSSNPNDSAADPNNTTVFVGGLSSLISEVTLRRYFEHFGEISYVKIPPGKGCGFVQYVRKQDAETAIQRMNGFPILNSKIRLSWGRSQGDKAAAAAAQTMAQYAQLGQLAGLAGLSTLSPSQLAQLAGLGSVLSAAQAQMQGQAQAHGQRGPPGFGREGAGGLANDPLSTLARQLAAANLHGPSCIGPPVQGNQSLPGMGQRAPLPPFLRNPHQQPPQQPPQLAQGHQLPHLQHPAQQYRGQPGFPSSQNPGLTGMGANGIVDGAAGYSGRGSSHSNQGFDFDQRGGNAPDHHFGPQDGPHSHAPFASHAQEGFSGLAPLSESELADAFASLDFDETTRAALAQRLQALQQEDADLNRTGAEGFGRIFGFNGVNSGDPNKRHDPFGSGYNRDPNAFMFSPFSPSDSPIGGKADLPNSQSNSSSLYLSHRADEDATSAAKESTIAANNATDRSR; this is translated from the coding sequence ATGTCGGCTGACTCATCATCTCAGAGCATGTCGCCGTTCAACCTCTCGCACTATCCCTCCGAAGAGGGAGATCACATGACGGGTGCTCGCAACTCCCCATTTCCTCGCACTACCCCACTGGATGACGGCCACGCAACTGTCAATCTGCCGCAGTCGAATGCGACTTCATCAAGTCATCAAGGCACGGATGCGGTAGGATTTAGCGGAATATTTGGGACTGGTACCAGCAGCGTTCACAATGCTGCGATGAGCAACAGCGTTTCGAGTCTGCACAGCAACACTTCGCACGCCTCGTCCGGAGCTCATGCCGCTCCCCCTTCCAGAACAGGCTTCGATCAAGCCAGTCGTCTCCGACAGACGTTCAACACAGCACGCAGCTCCTCGCCCTTGTCCCGCCCCCCGCTTTTCAGCCCGAATCTGCTGCATGAGACTGAAAGAACCTCTCAGCGTGCAAGGTCGCCCTCAGGCTCCCATTCCGCCTCCTCTCCACCTCCTAGGAGCAACGTCACCTCGCCCCGCTATTTCACCGAGCCCCATCATTCCACAAATCCACCTCCGCATGTCCAGTTCTCTTTGCAGCACTCACACCAGCATCTTCAGCACCcgcaacaacaacaacatcatcatcatcaacaacaacaacaacaacaacaacaacaacaacaacaacaacaacaacaactgccaccaccaccacaacaacaacagtcGCAGCATACccagcatcagcaaccTCAACAGTCTTCATCCCGCCAGCATGTGTTCAATCCCTATACTCAGCAACCTCCGCCCATTCCCTCTCACCAACAAGTTCAAGTGCAGCAGTCGTGGCAGGCGCGCAACGGCGCCTTGGGCCCGCTCGATTTTCCACCATCTGCGCATCCTTCTGCGATCAACCCGCTAGACCGACCACACTCGTCCACATCGGAACGTACATCGCGCATTCACGATAACGGCACTCGGAGCACAGGACCTGGCACAACACAGAGCCCTGTCGGCAGTCTTAACAAGGAGTCAGAGTTCAGCATTTTTGTGGGTGATCTGAGTCCCGATCTACGCGAGGAGGATCTCGTTGCCCAATTCCTACAACCGCCTTCCTGGCCGCACAACCATCCATTTGCAGCGGCCCTGATCCATGCCCAACAGGCGCAAGGGATCTACCAGCCGGGCGCCCACATTGGCCCAGCGCCTTTCCATTCAGCCAAGTCAGCCAAGATCATGACCGACCCGGTGACAGGTGTCTCCAAGGGCTACGGATTCGTACGCTTCTCGCTTGAGGCCGACTGCAACCGTGCACTAGTCGAGATGCAGGGGGTGGTCGTCTCGCCTGCCAATGGTCTTTCGCCTGGACGTCCACTTCGCGTTAGCACGGCAACGCCCAAGAATCGCACAACTGCACCTCCTCTGATACAGCAGCCGCCTGGACCAAACATGGCCAGCGATCTCAACCAACAGCATCTGCAGATGCCTCGCCCGCACCATCCAGCTCAGAACGCGGGGCCATCGTTCCTGTACGGTGGTGCGCCTGGGGGTGGACCTGGTGCTCGATCTGAAGTCGTTTCACCTCAGCCACACCTTCGACAGCAGTCGAGCCCGACGCAACCTGGCTCGCTAGTCTCGCCAGTCTCGCCTGCTTCACCTTATGACGGTTCTGGCGCTCTCGGCGGTCCCGGCAGTGGAAACATGCCCGCGTCTTTCGGTCCGCTCTACGGCGGCTTCCCCAACAATGGTGGCGATGGAGcgcacgactcgtcaccTGCAGGCGTGTTGCGTTCGCACACGCCCTCTTCGGCACCTCCGTCCATGCCGCAGGGCGGTTCCAGCAGCAACCCGAATGACAGCGCTGCTGATCCAAACAACACCACCGTCTTCGTGGGAGGTCTCTcatcgctcatctcggAGGTCACTCTGAGAAGATACTTTGAGCACTTTGGCGAGATCAGCTACGTCAAGATCCCTCCTGGAAAAGGATGCGGTTTCGTGCAGTACGTTCGCAAGCAGGATGCCGAGACTGCGATCCAACGCATGAACGGTTTTCCCATCCTAAACTCGAAGATTCGTCTAAGTTGGGGTCGTAGCCAGGGCGATAAGGCGGCAGCCGCGGCTGCACAGACTATGGCACAGTATGCGCAGCTCGGTCAGCTCGCTGGTCTTGCCGGCTTGAGCACGCTCAGTCCGTCTCAGCTTGCTCAGCTAGCTGGGCTTGGTAGCGTCCTTAGCGCAGCCCAAGCGCAGATGCAAGGACAGGCGCAGGCTCATGGTCAGAGGGGTCCGCCCGGATTTGGTCGTGAAGGTGCTGGTGGACTTGCCAACGACCCTCTTTCTACCCTGGCAAGgcagctcgctgctgctaaTCTGCATGGCCCTAGCTGCATTGGTCCTCCCGTGCAAGGCAATCAGAGCTTGCCTGGCATGGGTCAGCGCGCACCTCTGCCTCCGTTCCTTCGTAACCCTCACCAGCAACCACCGCAACAGCCGCCGCAACTTGCTCAAGGACATCAGCTTCCGCACTTGCAGCATCCGGCGCAGCAGTATCGAGGGCAGCCTGGATTTCCATCGTCTCAGAATCCAGGTCTGACGGGGATGGGAGCGAATGGAATTGTTGATGGCGCCGCCGGATACAGCGGTCGCGGAAGCTCGCACTCCAATCAAGGTTTTGACTTTGACCAGCGTGGTGGCAATGCGCCGGATCATCACTTTGGGCCGCAGGATGGACCGCATTCGCACGCGCCTTTCGCTTCTCATGCGCAAGAAGGCTTTTCCGGATTAGCACCGCTTTCGGAATCGGAGCTGGCGGACGCGTTTGCGAgtctcgactttgacgagacGACGCGCGCAGCCTTGGCGCAACGCTTGCAAGCCCTGCAGCAGGAGGACGCGGACTTGAATCGCACCGGTGCTGAAGGATTTGGACGCATTTTTGGCTTCAACGGCGTCAATTCGGGAGATCCGAACAAGCGTCATGATCCCTTTGGTAGTGGCTACAACCGCGATCCGAACGCATTCATGTTCAGCCCGTTCAGCCCGTCGGACTCGCCGATCGGTGGCAAAGCAGATCTGCCGAACTCGCAGtccaactcgtcgtcgctttACCTCTCGCACAGGGCGGATGAAGATGCAACGAGTGCAGCCAAGGAGTCCACGATTGCGGCAAACAACGCAACTGACCGCTCACGCTGA
- a CDS encoding uncharacterized protein (related to Tubulin-specific chaperone A), whose translation MSAELASIKRQLTIKTGEESSYLVEAKQQETRIAQFIDAGRDEYDVKQQRSVLADTLKMIPDCRKRLQLATDELLNYVQGLQDSPQVNESSELVAAKQLLTETQAQLDSPLPVV comes from the exons ATGTCGGCAGAACTCGCATCGATCAAGCGTCAATTGACGATCAAGACTGGT GAAGAATCATCGTACCTCGTTGAAGCGAAACAACAGGAAACACGCATTGCCCAATTCATCGATGCCGGACGCGACGAGTACGATGTCAAGCAACAG AGATCCGTCCTGGCAGATACACTCAAGATGATACCCGATTGTCGAAAGCGTTTGCAACTTGccaccgacgagctgctcaactACGTT CAAGGTCTGCAAGATTCACCCCAAGTCAACGAATCATCCGAACTCGTCGCAGCAAAACAACTCTTGACAGAGACTCAAGCTCAATTGGACTCACCGTTGCCTGTTGTATAA
- a CDS encoding uncharacterized protein (related to ubiquitin carboxyl-terminal hydrolase 36) — MADVVRRPSSQADSGSGSRSYSQSPQKKNGLHRSDSLSSPTKKASISNGQPKKSSSVSSLPSSPSKEERKKLAKEILASGGDQLRHTLKQRGMLHALLSEPVKFIKSNQKQGQDYTTLGLTPVNDPDFAAVQKRKQEQKQHALLLHTDSPKINGNTHTSDSDLSVEAQSSPSKSGKARSRDLYPYKLSLRFPGKVRGVATGLSNYGNTCYMNSVMQSLIHTPPLAFALLTQDLDALHGELGGKPNVAFDAVAAMQTFAKGSLMGSKPTNAPRDFNRNLKAFARPLRQGRQEDAHEYLRFLLEALQQGCLSRASKSLKPDDPIRATSFVQKIFGGKLRSRVTCHKCGHNSDTFDPFMDLSLDVRKGINSLTDAFRAFVAKDQLTGSEKYKCDKCKRKVDATKQFTIETAPPALTVHLKRFSPFGGKISRQVAFDEKLNIAPYLSVNHGPVRYKLYAVVHHYGSGPNSGHYVASVRSPFGKWTRMDDSHVSEMGSSGPLGDQSAYILFYLKEKDDALEKAIAAVTPVKSGNKRKAVQESEVGSDSEEDDGAAIATAAVAALPPTKVPRSASNPANEDVSDSETSSSPPNQLNGTSEKLDLMLSSRPTSAASFYGSAASFRVSSNPFTVRSAAASGLDEELGTAVDRDEYESLVGSSTSDVIAASASAARRRTNAEADSESEEDSFAALSKKEKRKHKKAAQVIHAAKHSRGIPASPYASALTSLSSLSAKEQKKKKSKRDRDRQKPMGGFAGRMKPKY; from the coding sequence ATGGCCGATGTGGTGAGACGGCCATCGTCGCAAGCCGACAGCGGCTCAGGCTCGCGCTCCTACAGTCAATCACCACAGAAGAAGAATGGTCTACATCGTTCCGATTCGTTATCTAGCCCAACCAAGAAAGCATCGATATCCAACGGCCAACCCAAAAAGTCATCCTCTGTCAGCTCGCTTCCATCCTCGCCCTCGAAGGAAGAGAGGAAGAAGTTGGCCAAAGAGATTCTTGCCTCTGGCGGTGACCAGCTTCGGCacacgctcaagcagaGGGGAATGCTACATGCCCTCCTCTCAGAGCCGGTCAAGTTTATTAAATCGAACCAGAAGCAGGGTCAGGATTATACCACGCTAGGGTTGACCCCCGTCAATGACCCTGATTTTGCAGCTGTACAGAAACGCAAGCAAGAACAGAAGCAACATGCGCTTTTGCTGCACACAGACTCGCCCAAAATCAATGGTAATACCCATACCTCAGACTCGGACCTGTCCGTAGAAGCACAGTCATCGCCGTCCAAGAGCGGCAAGGCTAGGTCTCGCGATCTGTACCCGTACAAGCTATCCCTTCGTTTTCCGGGTAAAGTGCGTGGCGTAGCTACGGGTCTCTCCAACTACGGCAACACTTGTTACATGAACAGTGTCATGCAATCTCTCATCCATACACCACCGCTCGCGTTTGCACTCCTCACACAGGACCTTGATGCACTGCATGGAGAATTGGGAGGCAAACCAAACGTTGCCTTTGACGCTGTCGCAGCGATGCAAACATTTGCCAAGGGTTCCTTGATGGGTTCAAAGCCGACAAACGCTCCCAGAGACTTCAACCGAAACCTCAAAGCATTTGCAAGGCCGCTCCGTCAAGGAAGGCAAGAGGATGCACATGAATACCTTCGCTTcctgctcgaagcgctccAGCAGGGCTGCCTCTCACGTGCCTCCAAGTCACTTAAACCCGACGACCCCATTCGTGCCACGTCCTTTGTGCAAAAGATCTTTGGCGGCAAGCTGCGCAGCCGTGTGACGTGCCACAAGTGCGGCCACAACTCGGACACCTTTGACCCATTTATGGATCTGAGTCTGGATGTACGCAAGGGTATCAACTCGCTCACTGACGCTTTCCGTGCCTTTGTTGCCAAGGATCAGCTGACAGGCTCCGAGAAGTACAAGTGTGACAAGTGCAAGCGCAAAGTCGACGCTACCAAGCAATTCACCATCGAGACAGCCCCACCAGCGCTCACGGTGCATCTTAAGCGCTTTTCTCCTTTCGGCGGAAAAATCTCGCGTCAGGTTGCCTTTGACGAAAAGCTCAACATCGCTCCTTACTTGTCGGTCAATCACGGTCCTGTGAGGTACAAACTTTACGCTGTCGTGCACCACTACGGATCAGGGCCGAACAGCGGTCATTATGTGGCTAGCGTTAGGTCTCCTTTCGGAAAGTGGACAAGGATGGACGACAGTCACGTCTCCGAGATGGGCAGCAGTGGACCACTTGGCGACCAAAGCGCCTATATTCTTTTCTATCTCAAAGAGAAGGACGACGCGCTGGAGAAGGCCATTGCGGCAGTAACTCCAGTCAAGTCTGGAaacaagcgcaaagctgTGCAGGAGTCCGAGGTTGGATCCGATTCTGAAGAGGACGATGGCGCTGCTAttgctactgctgctgtcgctgctctcCCGCCAACCAAGGTGCCAAGGAGTGCGTCCAACCCCGCCAACGAGGATGTCAGTGACTCGGAAACGTCCTCATCTCCACCGAATCAATTGAACGGAACGAGCGAGAAGCTTGATCTGATGCTTTCATCTAGACCTACATCAGCAGCCAGCTTTTACGGTAGCGCTGCTTCTTTCCGAGTATCATCTAATCCCTTCACCGTGCGCTCTGCCGCAGCTTCTGGGCTAGATGAAGAGCTTGGGACAGCAGTCGACAGAGACGAGTACGAGTCTCTTGTTGGTTCCAGCACTTCCGATGTCATCGCGGCATCTGCGAGCGCAGCGCGTCGTCGAACAAATGCAGAGGCAGACTCAGAATCAGAAGAAGACTCGTTTGCCGCTCTGTCCAAAAAAGAAAAACGCAAGCACAAAAAAGCGGCGCAAGTGATCCATGCTGCCAAACACTCGCGAGGCATTCCTGCCTCACCTTACGCTAGCGCATTGACCTCGCTAAGCTCTCTTTCGGCTAAGGagcagaagaagaagaagagtAAGAGGGACAGAGATAGGCAGAAGCCGATGGGTGGGTTTGCTGGTCGGATGAAGCCGAAATACTAG